Proteins from a genomic interval of Oceanispirochaeta crateris:
- a CDS encoding TraB/GumN family protein, whose protein sequence is MSEEIKIEHEGDTVSRIHLGEREILLLGTAHVSLDSVEEVTNAIREELPDRICVEIDAGRYQSLSKNEKWQQMNLTKVFREKKGFLLLANLVLTSFQRKVGMNTGIKPGEEMKMAIEVADELSIPYSFSDRPVQMTLQRAWGKSSLWNKMKLLASLLSSVFSTENVDAEEVESLKEKGALQDMMEELSSFLPSVKEVLIDERDQYLATNIFEAPGNKIIAVVGAGHMEGIIRWIEDLHSGKKEADLKEISALPVRGVGSKMLPWIIPALILAIVVTGFITSGLDVGLRMLLVWVLANGTLAALGAILALAHPLTILGSFLAAPITSMNPTIGVGMVSGIMEYFFRKPRVSDMESLQDDVTSLKGWYRNRISRILLVFFFSSLGSSIGTFYALPRISMLLGG, encoded by the coding sequence ATGAGTGAAGAGATAAAAATTGAACATGAAGGGGATACGGTTAGCCGCATCCATCTGGGAGAAAGGGAGATCCTGCTTCTGGGTACGGCTCATGTCTCATTAGACAGTGTCGAAGAAGTGACGAATGCCATTCGGGAAGAACTGCCTGACCGGATCTGTGTCGAGATTGATGCCGGACGTTATCAATCCCTATCCAAGAATGAAAAATGGCAACAAATGAATCTGACAAAGGTCTTTCGTGAAAAAAAAGGATTTCTTCTTCTGGCCAACCTGGTACTGACCTCTTTTCAGAGAAAGGTTGGTATGAATACGGGAATCAAGCCCGGGGAAGAGATGAAAATGGCCATAGAAGTGGCTGATGAACTCTCTATTCCCTATTCCTTCAGTGACAGACCCGTCCAAATGACGCTGCAGCGAGCCTGGGGGAAGAGCAGTCTCTGGAATAAAATGAAACTTCTGGCTTCTCTCCTCAGTTCTGTTTTTTCAACAGAAAATGTGGATGCAGAAGAGGTCGAGTCTTTGAAAGAAAAAGGAGCTCTCCAGGACATGATGGAAGAACTTTCGAGTTTTCTCCCTTCAGTCAAAGAAGTTCTCATAGATGAACGGGATCAATACCTGGCAACAAATATTTTTGAAGCCCCCGGGAACAAGATCATTGCCGTTGTCGGTGCGGGTCATATGGAAGGGATTATCCGCTGGATTGAAGACTTGCATTCCGGTAAAAAAGAAGCCGATCTTAAAGAGATCTCCGCTCTTCCTGTCCGGGGAGTCGGCAGTAAGATGCTTCCCTGGATTATCCCTGCCCTGATTTTAGCTATTGTTGTGACAGGTTTTATTACTTCGGGATTAGATGTGGGTCTTCGTATGCTTTTGGTTTGGGTTCTGGCGAATGGAACTCTGGCGGCTCTGGGAGCCATTTTAGCACTGGCGCACCCTCTTACCATATTGGGATCCTTCCTCGCAGCACCCATTACCAGTATGAATCCTACCATTGGTGTGGGGATGGTTTCGGGTATCATGGAGTATTTTTTCAGAAAACCCAGGGTGAGCGATATGGAATCTCTTCAGGATGATGTGACCAGCCTGAAAGGATGGTATCGAAACAGAATCTCACGAATCCTGCTTGTCTTTTTCTTCTCTTCCCTAGGCAGTTCCATCGGTACGTTCTATGCGTTACCGCGGATTTCAATGCTTCTGGGGGGCTGA
- a CDS encoding peptidylprolyl isomerase yields MKRQPTLKTVLLAGVLLMTTTMSAVAVDKSSLKDGLYALIDTNRGEILVNLEFEKTPLTVINFTGLAEGKIDANKKGNYYDGIKFHRVIDDFMIQGGDPTGTGSGGPGYNFPDEIDNSLQFDGPGILAMANAGPGTNGSQFFITHVETSWLQGKHTIFGKVLEGQDVVNAIKANDKINTIEVIRVGAKAEAFENDQKAFDAALEKLAGAEMRKKAEAQKSILEEINKKWPDAQVSKSGIRYIIEKEGSGSKPTTGTNVKVHYTGMFLDGRKFDSSVDRGTPFEFPAGGGRVIAGWDETILDMKKGEKRTIILPPELAYGSRGAGGVIPPDAWLLFEVELLDF; encoded by the coding sequence ATGAAGCGGCAACCCACATTGAAAACAGTTTTGCTGGCAGGCGTGCTGCTCATGACAACAACTATGAGTGCAGTAGCAGTAGATAAGAGTTCACTAAAAGATGGACTTTACGCCCTAATTGATACCAACCGGGGAGAAATCCTTGTGAATCTAGAGTTTGAAAAAACTCCCCTGACAGTCATCAACTTCACCGGCTTGGCCGAAGGAAAAATTGATGCAAACAAGAAAGGGAACTATTATGATGGTATAAAGTTCCACAGAGTCATTGACGACTTCATGATTCAGGGCGGCGACCCCACAGGAACAGGATCAGGTGGTCCTGGATATAATTTCCCCGACGAAATTGACAATTCCCTTCAGTTTGATGGTCCCGGAATTTTGGCAATGGCCAACGCCGGCCCCGGTACAAATGGAAGTCAGTTTTTCATAACCCATGTAGAGACCTCCTGGCTTCAGGGTAAGCACACCATTTTTGGTAAGGTTTTAGAAGGACAAGATGTTGTCAATGCCATTAAGGCCAATGATAAAATTAATACAATTGAAGTCATCAGAGTCGGTGCCAAGGCTGAAGCCTTCGAAAACGATCAAAAAGCATTTGATGCAGCCCTAGAAAAGTTAGCCGGCGCTGAAATGAGAAAAAAGGCAGAAGCCCAGAAAAGTATTCTTGAAGAAATCAACAAAAAATGGCCTGATGCACAGGTTTCCAAATCAGGCATCCGCTATATTATCGAAAAAGAAGGAAGCGGTAGTAAACCGACCACAGGTACAAACGTTAAAGTTCACTACACTGGTATGTTCCTGGATGGGCGTAAATTTGACAGTTCTGTAGACCGGGGAACCCCCTTTGAATTCCCTGCTGGCGGCGGACGAGTCATAGCCGGATGGGACGAAACCATTCTGGATATGAAGAAAGGTGAAAAGAGAACCATCATTCTTCCTCCCGAACTGGCCTATGGCAGCAGAGGCGCCGGCGGCGTCATCCCCCCCGATGCATGGCTTCTTTTTGAAGTAGAACTTCTCGATTTCTAA
- a CDS encoding NAD(P)H-hydrate dehydratase, translated as MKVLNPDEMRRMDETCIHKYKVPAQILMENAALSALSVIQEEYPHHSVLLVCGSGNNGGDGLALARILFSLEKDVEVLLLGNPDHFSKETSQNYRAVREIGIPLSLNPNDEELSFKPNRLIVDALLGIGLNRTVSEKYKAIIERMNHSGAPIFSLDIPSGIDGTTAQPRGISIRADKTICFGAPKRGNILSPGYVYNGELFCSRISFPPPLIRDWPGKTEFNIPSPLIQRDPLGYKNSFGRILIIGGGKNYQGAPALAAQAAYRSGAGYVTAAVPQSQASGFSAHCPEAVIQELQETTEKTISEKNETLLLDLASKHDVVLMGPGMTGQEETVSLIRKLIPLIPVPLVLDADGLNALAGSPDLTSKRKFQTVITPHLGEQKRLRLGLTEDQSLEERYGVICVYKGPRSRICQSDGKEYINLTGNDALGTAGSGDVLAGMVATLIATQESVIQGVCKAVLLHGLTAERYPGARESFTASDIIEALPRCLLEYKNNYNEMKQTFLGKMKMIP; from the coding sequence ATGAAGGTCCTCAATCCTGATGAAATGCGTCGGATGGATGAGACCTGCATCCATAAATACAAGGTTCCCGCCCAGATCCTTATGGAAAATGCGGCCTTATCTGCTCTCTCCGTCATTCAAGAAGAGTATCCCCATCACTCTGTTTTACTGGTGTGCGGCAGCGGAAACAACGGAGGGGATGGACTGGCCCTGGCCAGAATTCTATTCTCCCTTGAAAAAGATGTTGAGGTTCTGCTCCTGGGCAATCCAGATCATTTTTCAAAAGAAACGTCTCAAAATTACAGGGCTGTAAGAGAGATTGGTATCCCCCTGTCTCTCAATCCAAATGATGAAGAACTCAGCTTTAAACCGAATCGGCTCATTGTCGACGCTCTTCTGGGGATAGGTCTCAATAGAACTGTCAGTGAGAAGTATAAGGCCATTATTGAAAGAATGAATCACAGCGGAGCGCCTATCTTCTCCTTGGATATTCCTTCGGGCATAGACGGAACAACGGCCCAGCCCCGGGGAATCTCTATCCGGGCAGACAAAACAATCTGTTTTGGAGCTCCCAAGAGAGGAAACATACTCAGTCCCGGATATGTATACAACGGAGAACTGTTTTGTTCCAGAATATCCTTTCCCCCCCCACTCATCAGAGACTGGCCCGGCAAAACCGAATTCAATATTCCTTCCCCCCTGATCCAAAGAGATCCTCTGGGATACAAAAATAGCTTCGGCCGTATCCTGATCATCGGAGGAGGAAAAAATTATCAGGGAGCCCCCGCTCTGGCCGCACAGGCCGCCTACAGATCCGGGGCGGGTTATGTGACTGCGGCAGTTCCACAGTCACAGGCATCCGGGTTCTCAGCCCACTGTCCCGAAGCGGTGATACAGGAGTTGCAGGAAACAACAGAAAAGACGATCTCTGAAAAAAATGAAACCCTTCTTCTGGATCTGGCATCAAAGCACGATGTGGTCCTTATGGGGCCGGGCATGACAGGTCAGGAGGAAACGGTCTCTCTTATCCGAAAATTAATTCCATTGATTCCCGTTCCTCTGGTGCTGGATGCGGATGGTCTCAATGCTCTGGCAGGATCACCCGATCTAACGAGTAAAAGAAAATTCCAAACCGTCATTACCCCCCACTTGGGAGAACAAAAAAGATTGCGCTTAGGATTAACAGAGGATCAGAGTCTTGAAGAAAGATACGGAGTCATCTGTGTTTATAAGGGACCAAGGAGTAGGATCTGCCAGAGTGATGGTAAAGAATATATAAACCTCACCGGAAATGACGCCCTGGGTACAGCAGGATCCGGCGATGTCCTGGCAGGTATGGTCGCAACCCTCATAGCGACCCAGGAGTCTGTGATTCAGGGTGTTTGTAAGGCTGTTCTTCTTCACGGACTCACAGCAGAAAGATACCCTGGAGCCAGGGAGAGCTTTACAGCGTCAGACATCATCGAGGCCCTGCCCCGATGCCTTCTGGAGTACAAAAACAATTACAACGAAATGAAACAGACCTTTTTAGGGAAAATGAAAATGATTCCTTAA
- a CDS encoding FKBP-type peptidyl-prolyl cis-trans isomerase translates to MKNKNLYCLVLLLMLSPLMLSAQDEVLPPGLFARFSTIKGDILFQLDYEQLPRTVSNFVALAEGKMELEDASGPYYSNQNIYREVRGYALFLGDPTGTGEGGVGYTIPREEGSSYTSESPGSLMMVSRQNEDHGSQIMILIEGDSFLDQKYTTFGKLIAGDKTLSKLKRGDLVDSVKIIRIGSEAESFLPDNESVRQMIQSAYDESREVFAEEYPRVASILNQLGDNVQKSETGIYYKTVQQGNGGKPRPGNTVRMHYSGRLITGEEFDNSYSRGEPFQFVIGRDGVIPGWIETALSMQAGEKRVIILPPELAYGENGYGPIPPNSWLIFEIELIDFQ, encoded by the coding sequence ATGAAAAACAAAAACCTGTACTGTTTAGTATTGTTATTAATGTTGAGTCCCCTGATGCTCTCGGCTCAGGATGAAGTTCTGCCTCCGGGTCTATTTGCCCGGTTCAGTACCATAAAGGGAGATATCCTTTTTCAACTGGACTACGAGCAGCTTCCCCGGACGGTGTCTAATTTTGTGGCATTGGCAGAAGGGAAAATGGAACTTGAAGACGCCAGTGGTCCCTACTATTCAAATCAAAATATTTACAGAGAAGTCAGAGGATATGCCCTGTTTCTAGGAGATCCAACTGGAACTGGAGAGGGCGGAGTGGGCTATACCATCCCCAGGGAAGAAGGCTCCTCTTATACTTCGGAATCACCCGGTTCTCTGATGATGGTTTCCAGACAAAATGAAGATCATGGAAGCCAGATCATGATATTGATTGAAGGTGATTCATTTCTTGATCAGAAATACACAACATTCGGTAAACTGATAGCAGGAGACAAAACCCTTTCAAAGCTAAAAAGGGGAGATCTCGTAGATTCTGTGAAAATCATCAGAATAGGCAGTGAGGCCGAATCTTTCCTTCCAGACAATGAATCGGTAAGACAGATGATACAGTCGGCCTATGATGAATCCAGAGAGGTCTTTGCAGAAGAGTATCCCAGAGTTGCCTCTATTTTGAATCAACTGGGTGACAACGTTCAGAAATCAGAAACAGGAATCTATTACAAGACGGTTCAGCAAGGCAATGGTGGAAAACCCCGCCCTGGAAATACTGTAAGAATGCATTATTCAGGACGTTTGATCACAGGTGAAGAATTCGATAACTCCTACTCAAGGGGCGAACCATTTCAGTTTGTTATTGGCAGAGATGGTGTCATTCCAGGCTGGATAGAAACGGCTTTGAGCATGCAGGCCGGAGAGAAAAGAGTCATCATCCTGCCACCGGAATTAGCCTACGGAGAAAATGGATACGGTCCAATCCCTCCCAATTCCTGGCTCATCTTTGAAATTGAGCTGATCGACTTCCAGTAA
- a CDS encoding tetratricopeptide repeat protein translates to MNLSRLTLFGAFLLAVVFFLPLSCSSTVSEKPDENAAESAESTLPDVKPEEPEPSLVESLNELSSVEDAEKALALLESAEKLTLEERIVKSALMISEGFWDEAREELNSLLDENPGHPDVLYNLALLENAEGNTVARDDRIQELLEISPNHEDGLLLKGTIDLAARRYKEADKSFSLILEKNPTNFLALSGAGSSQMNLDNLEGAVKLLNRAIELQPDFAYLYVDRARAFRGLKKYGKAEDDYTRAIELEPDVEWHYLDRSRIAIQYFHNLERAWEDLEQIERINPDNLFANIYKAGILDEWKRFDEAEVYYEKVLAARPGYGYAHEPLAKYAYMKGDFVKAKDHFLQAYEFESRDVLFVLAAAVCMEKVGDRKDAEKLLKEVAPRVTRDSLEYEMFRYFLQPGSNYFITDKIAKEKNEDLRSRMYFYLGARDDLKGLRRSALASYEQVDENTGFFESELAAWERNHP, encoded by the coding sequence ATGAATCTGAGCCGACTGACTCTATTCGGAGCATTCCTCCTGGCCGTTGTTTTCTTTCTGCCACTATCATGCTCCAGTACTGTCTCTGAAAAACCAGATGAAAATGCTGCTGAATCTGCTGAATCCACTCTGCCCGATGTTAAACCGGAAGAGCCTGAACCATCTCTGGTTGAATCCCTCAATGAGCTTAGCTCCGTAGAAGACGCAGAAAAAGCCTTGGCCCTCTTAGAGAGTGCGGAAAAGCTGACATTGGAAGAACGAATTGTAAAATCGGCTCTTATGATTTCAGAGGGATTCTGGGATGAAGCCCGGGAAGAACTGAACTCCTTACTCGATGAGAATCCGGGACATCCTGATGTTCTGTATAATCTGGCTCTCTTAGAAAATGCAGAAGGGAATACTGTTGCCAGAGATGACAGAATCCAGGAACTCCTGGAGATTTCTCCCAATCACGAAGACGGTCTATTGCTGAAAGGGACCATAGATCTGGCTGCCAGAAGGTACAAAGAGGCCGACAAGAGTTTTAGCCTCATCCTGGAAAAAAATCCTACAAATTTTTTGGCCCTTTCGGGAGCTGGATCTTCCCAGATGAATCTGGACAATCTTGAAGGTGCGGTGAAACTTCTGAATAGAGCCATCGAGCTGCAACCCGATTTTGCTTATCTCTATGTTGATAGAGCCCGGGCGTTCCGCGGTCTTAAGAAATATGGTAAAGCCGAGGATGATTACACACGAGCCATTGAGCTCGAACCGGATGTTGAATGGCATTATCTGGATCGTTCCAGAATTGCTATTCAGTACTTTCATAATCTGGAACGTGCCTGGGAAGATCTGGAGCAGATTGAAAGGATCAATCCAGACAATCTTTTTGCCAACATATACAAAGCTGGAATCCTGGATGAATGGAAGCGTTTTGATGAGGCTGAAGTCTATTATGAAAAAGTCTTAGCAGCCCGTCCGGGGTATGGGTATGCCCATGAACCACTGGCAAAATATGCGTACATGAAGGGTGATTTTGTAAAAGCAAAGGATCATTTCTTGCAGGCCTATGAGTTTGAAAGCCGGGATGTCCTGTTTGTGCTGGCGGCTGCCGTGTGTATGGAAAAGGTTGGAGACCGCAAGGATGCTGAGAAACTCCTCAAGGAAGTGGCTCCCCGTGTGACGAGAGACAGCCTGGAATATGAGATGTTTCGATACTTTCTCCAGCCAGGATCAAATTATTTTATAACAGACAAGATTGCTAAAGAAAAAAATGAAGACCTGCGCAGCCGGATGTACTTTTATCTGGGAGCCCGTGATGATCTTAAAGGGCTGAGAAGAAGTGCCCTGGCCAGCTATGAGCAGGTTGATGAGAATACCGGCTTTTTTGAATCAGAACTGGCTGCCTGGGAAAGGAACCATCCATGA
- a CDS encoding iron-containing alcohol dehydrogenase: MVRFSFSANKEILFGCGKTESLPQLLKEFRGRALFITGRSVRENPLWKALELGLTKEGIPSDFETIMGEPSPDVIDSLCEKYKKAPPAVIVALGGGSVLDAGKAVSAMLKETGSVMDFLEGIGTKIPSGEKIPFIALPSTAGTGSECTKNAVISKPGPTGFKKSLRHDNYIPDLALVDPEWLESLPPGLAVSCGMDAFSQLLESYISTEASPMSDALAEEGLLEFLDAFPSLLEGKPGKDEFSSIALGASLSGLTLTNAGLGTVHGIAGILGGMNNIPHGVACGLLLPPVMDKTFEALIKQDENHPALEKAAGLGQFLSGNMEMTTGESIGVLMEELENWASLASLPGLRKFGFTEEQLIEAAGKSGNKNNPYTFSQEERLAILKSVY; the protein is encoded by the coding sequence GTGGTAAGATTCTCCTTTTCAGCCAATAAAGAAATTCTTTTCGGCTGTGGAAAAACAGAATCTCTGCCTCAGTTATTAAAGGAATTCAGAGGAAGAGCACTCTTTATTACTGGAAGATCAGTCCGAGAGAACCCTCTGTGGAAAGCCCTTGAGCTTGGCCTGACCAAAGAAGGCATCCCCTCCGATTTTGAAACCATTATGGGAGAACCATCTCCTGATGTCATAGATTCTCTTTGTGAAAAATACAAAAAGGCTCCCCCTGCGGTCATTGTGGCTCTGGGTGGAGGCAGTGTTCTGGATGCGGGGAAAGCGGTCTCTGCCATGTTGAAAGAAACAGGTTCTGTCATGGATTTTCTAGAGGGCATAGGCACAAAAATTCCCAGTGGTGAAAAAATCCCGTTCATAGCCCTCCCCTCCACGGCTGGAACGGGCAGCGAATGCACAAAAAATGCTGTGATAAGCAAACCGGGACCAACTGGTTTTAAAAAATCTCTCCGCCATGACAATTACATTCCCGATCTGGCACTGGTAGATCCTGAATGGCTGGAGAGCCTTCCTCCGGGACTTGCTGTATCCTGTGGAATGGACGCCTTTTCACAACTCTTGGAATCCTACATTTCCACAGAGGCGTCCCCCATGAGCGATGCCCTTGCAGAAGAGGGGCTTTTGGAATTCCTAGACGCCTTCCCCTCCCTACTGGAAGGCAAGCCGGGCAAGGATGAGTTTTCCTCAATCGCTCTTGGAGCCTCACTCTCGGGCCTCACCCTTACCAATGCAGGGCTGGGAACAGTACACGGCATAGCAGGTATCTTGGGTGGAATGAACAACATTCCCCATGGTGTGGCCTGCGGACTCCTCTTGCCCCCTGTCATGGACAAAACTTTTGAAGCACTGATAAAACAGGATGAGAACCATCCTGCCCTGGAGAAAGCCGCAGGACTTGGTCAGTTCCTCTCGGGTAACATGGAAATGACCACCGGAGAATCCATAGGAGTTTTAATGGAAGAACTGGAAAACTGGGCTTCTCTGGCATCCCTTCCAGGACTCAGGAAGTTTGGTTTTACAGAAGAACAGCTTATTGAGGCGGCCGGAAAATCAGGAAACAAGAACAATCCATACACCTTCTCCCAGGAAGAACGTCTTGCCATACTCAAATCGGTCTATTGA
- a CDS encoding glycerophosphodiester phosphodiesterase family protein codes for MPYSNRSIDMNDFFTPPPRALGHRGNSRDFPENTEIAFRSAIEMGIDVVETDVRLMKDGQVLISHDPDFYRLSGDNRPISSLCISDLEAIDTGYLFSKDGGHSHPFRNKGVKPLLLKDAFQLFPETRFNIDLKDPSESLAMATARIIIDEGAENRVCVASFHHKVLKSFRKSLPSAASSLSRREMVLSLLLYRTGWVPSDVKNKRIKAVQIPEYAGPYRILRPSFFKWCRRNHLALQVWTINDAEKMKELYQEGVDGLFSDIPEDVIRVSRKMIEKPEY; via the coding sequence TTGCCATACTCAAATCGGTCTATTGATATGAATGATTTTTTTACACCACCTCCCAGGGCTTTAGGGCACAGGGGCAACAGCAGAGACTTCCCGGAAAACACAGAAATAGCCTTCCGGTCAGCCATTGAAATGGGCATAGATGTCGTGGAAACAGATGTCAGATTGATGAAGGATGGACAGGTTCTGATTTCTCATGATCCAGATTTTTATAGGCTATCGGGGGACAATAGGCCAATATCTTCATTATGTATAAGCGATCTGGAAGCAATAGATACGGGATATCTATTTTCAAAAGATGGGGGACATAGTCATCCTTTCCGGAATAAGGGAGTCAAACCTCTCCTCTTGAAAGATGCCTTCCAACTCTTCCCCGAAACAAGATTCAACATAGATTTAAAAGACCCCAGTGAAAGCCTGGCCATGGCGACAGCCAGGATCATAATAGACGAAGGAGCTGAAAACCGGGTCTGCGTCGCATCTTTTCATCACAAGGTATTGAAGTCTTTTAGAAAATCTCTTCCATCTGCGGCCAGCTCCCTCTCCCGCAGGGAAATGGTTCTGAGCCTCCTGTTATACAGGACCGGATGGGTTCCTTCCGATGTGAAGAATAAGAGAATAAAGGCTGTTCAGATTCCAGAATACGCCGGCCCCTACAGAATACTCAGGCCCTCTTTCTTTAAATGGTGCCGCCGCAATCACCTTGCTCTCCAGGTCTGGACCATCAATGACGCAGAAAAAATGAAAGAGCTATACCAAGAGGGTGTGGACGGTTTGTTTTCTGATATTCCCGAGGATGTGATCAGGGTGAGCCGGAAGATGATCGAGAAGCCCGAATACTAA
- a CDS encoding antibiotic biosynthesis monooxygenase, translating into MVIYCVEVKVLPGKEAEFEKATLENRLETRKESGNLRFDVLQQNDDPTSFFLYEAYSNSDSVLAHKQTAHYLKWRDLVAPWMAEPRKGTSHKVCAPLEVSKW; encoded by the coding sequence ATGGTCATTTATTGTGTTGAGGTAAAAGTATTACCTGGAAAAGAAGCGGAATTCGAAAAGGCAACTCTGGAAAATAGATTAGAAACGAGGAAGGAGTCTGGGAATCTGAGATTCGATGTTCTTCAACAAAATGATGATCCAACTTCATTCTTTTTATATGAAGCTTACAGCAATTCCGATTCCGTACTGGCACACAAACAGACAGCCCATTACCTGAAATGGCGAGATCTGGTTGCTCCCTGGATGGCAGAGCCGCGGAAAGGAACATCCCACAAGGTCTGTGCTCCCCTGGAGGTTTCCAAGTGGTAA
- the radA gene encoding DNA repair protein RadA: protein MAKAKSKSVFYCSSCGHEEPKWLGRCPGCGEWNSFKEKVLPTAAPTPSGLFEEAAVPQKISSIILEDVTRQSTGIPEADQVLGGGLVEGSAVLLGGEPGIGKSTLMLQIAMMASQDREVLYISGEESPRQIKLRANRLGINSDKLILYCESRVEEILRTLEERKPGLVVMDSIQTIQSPSQGMVPGTVNQLKYGCFELINWVRKRGAVLFLIAHVTKDGAIAGPKVIEHMVDTVLYFDHSGSELRVLRATKNRFGSVDEVGLFQMGSEGLSQVSHPEGLFLENREGELPPGISVAPVFEGSRVLLVEIQSLTVPAKGAVSRIFSDRVEGSRVSRVAAIMEKHLGIKFSDQDIYINVAGGMKIAEIGMELPLALAIYSARTGIRIPSDLIALGEMSLTGEIRPVPQIRRRLKAAEEMGFKRILIPGKSDETQEWTGSPPIIAKDIKEAIKQVFSAPQKH, encoded by the coding sequence ATGGCAAAAGCAAAGAGTAAATCCGTTTTCTACTGTTCCTCCTGTGGGCATGAAGAGCCGAAGTGGCTGGGACGCTGTCCCGGCTGCGGTGAATGGAACAGTTTTAAAGAAAAGGTTCTTCCTACTGCCGCTCCCACTCCCTCCGGCCTCTTTGAAGAGGCCGCAGTACCTCAAAAAATCAGCAGCATAATTCTAGAAGATGTCACCCGCCAATCAACGGGGATACCAGAGGCCGATCAGGTCCTGGGAGGAGGACTTGTTGAAGGATCCGCTGTACTTCTGGGGGGAGAGCCGGGGATAGGAAAATCAACTCTCATGCTTCAAATCGCCATGATGGCCTCCCAGGACAGAGAAGTACTCTACATCTCCGGGGAAGAATCACCCCGCCAGATAAAACTCCGGGCCAACCGCCTTGGAATCAATTCGGACAAGCTCATCCTCTACTGTGAATCCAGAGTAGAGGAGATTCTCAGGACCCTGGAAGAAAGAAAACCCGGCCTGGTGGTCATGGATTCCATACAGACCATTCAGTCTCCTTCACAGGGAATGGTTCCCGGGACGGTAAACCAGCTCAAATACGGATGCTTTGAACTCATCAACTGGGTCAGAAAAAGAGGAGCCGTCCTCTTTCTCATAGCTCATGTAACCAAAGATGGAGCCATTGCAGGACCAAAGGTCATCGAGCATATGGTGGATACGGTACTTTACTTTGACCACTCTGGCAGTGAGCTGAGGGTCCTGAGAGCAACAAAAAATCGATTCGGCTCTGTGGATGAGGTCGGCCTTTTTCAAATGGGCTCAGAAGGGTTGAGCCAAGTGAGTCACCCGGAAGGCCTTTTTCTTGAAAACAGAGAGGGAGAACTGCCTCCGGGCATCTCTGTCGCACCCGTGTTTGAGGGTTCCAGGGTCTTGCTTGTAGAGATTCAATCTCTGACTGTCCCCGCGAAAGGAGCAGTATCCAGGATTTTCTCAGACAGGGTAGAGGGCAGCCGGGTATCCCGGGTAGCCGCTATAATGGAAAAACATCTTGGAATTAAATTTTCTGATCAGGATATCTATATCAATGTTGCCGGAGGTATGAAGATAGCCGAGATAGGCATGGAACTCCCCCTGGCATTGGCGATCTACTCAGCCAGAACAGGAATTCGGATACCATCGGATTTGATAGCCCTGGGAGAAATGAGCCTCACCGGAGAAATCAGGCCAGTCCCCCAAATCCGTCGTCGCCTGAAAGCCGCCGAGGAGATGGGGTTTAAACGGATTCTCATTCCCGGCAAGTCAGACGAGACTCAGGAATGGACAGGATCCCCACCCATAATAGCCAAGGACATCAAAGAAGCCATTAAGCAGGTTTTTTCAGCCCCCCAGAAGCATTGA